CAAGGTCCCGCACTCCGAGGCGTGGTACGGCGCCGGCGCCTGCGGCGCGGCCGTCCAGGACACCTCCGGCCACCCCGACAACCCGCGGGGCGCCGCGCAGCTCGGCATCGACGCGGTGAACGAGCTGGTCAAGTCGAACCCCGGCTTCAACTGGGCCGACTACGACCAGGAGGACACCTCCGACGCCGACGGCGACGGCAACTTCAAGGAGCCGGACGGCGTCATCGACCACCTGGTGCTGGTCCACGCCGGTGAGGACAAGTCCGGCGGCGGCGGCGCGCAGGGCACCTTCGCGATCTGGGCCCACTCCAGCGCGATCCCCGGCGGCTACACCATCCCGGGCACCAACGTCAAGATCTCCAACTACATCGTGCAGCCGGAGAACTCGGGCGTCGGCGTGTTCGCCCACGAGTACGGCCACGACCTCGGCCTGCCGGACCTCTACGACGCGACCGGCGCCGGCGACAGCGACGTGGAGTTCTGGGACCTCATGTCCTCCGGCTCCCACGCCGGCCCGATCTTCCAGTCCATGCCGACCCACATGGGTCTGTGGGACAAGTGGGTGCTCGGCTGGGCCAACCCGAAGGTGCTCAAGCCGGGTGACGGCAGCAAGCTCGTCACCGTGGGCCAGACCTCGCGCACGCCCAAGCTGACCGAGGACGGCGTCCGCATCAGCCTGCCCGACAAGGACGTCACGCTCACCACGCCGCACAGCGGCGCCAAGGTGTGGTGGTCGGGCAACGACCAGGACTGGGCCGACGTCAAGCTCACCCGTGACATCGCCGTGCCCGCCGGGAACGACAGCAAGTTCTGGTTCTGGAACGACTACACGATCGAGGCCGACTGGGACTACGGCTTCGTCGAGGTCTCGGCCGACGGCGGGACCACCTGGTCGGAGCAGAAGGTCTACGGCGCGGGCGGCGAGCTCGTCTCCACCGACGACGGCTACGCCGACCCGAACAAGCGCATGAAGGACTACGGCAACAAGAAGTACGGCCTGACCGGCGACTCCGGCGGCTGGCAGCACTACTACGTCGACCTGGCGCCGTTCGCCGGCAAGAGCGTCAAGCTCCGCCTGCGGTACGCCACCGACGCCGCCGCCGAGGAGCGCGGCTGGTTCGCCGACGACTTCTCGGTCGTCAGCGGCGGCTCCACGGTGTGGAGCGACGACGTCGAGTCCGGCGCCAACGGCTGGACCGCCGTCAAGGGCACCTTCACCGACACCTCCGGCGTGGGCTGGACGCAGCACAGCGGCTCGCTGAAGAGCGCCCAGTACTACCTGGCCGAGTGGCGCAACCTGGACGGCTTCGACCAGGGCCTCAAGTACACCTACGACACCACCTGGAACCGCCAGGGCGCCTGGAAGGTCGAGAAGGTCCCCTACAACGCTCCGGGCCTGCTGGTCTGGCTGCGTGACGAGGCGATCCCGCTCAACAACCCGGCCTCCAACATCTGGACGCTCCCGTCGCCCGGTTCCAAGGGCAAGCTGCTCCTGGTGGACTCCCACTTCGACCCGCTGCGCCGCTCCGGCGAGGCGGCCACGGTGGACACCAGCGTGCTGAAGAACATCCCGTCCCGCCCGCAGGCCTCCAACGCGGCCTTCGGCTTCATCAAGACGTACTCCTTCAAGGAGTGCATCGAGGGCGCGGCGTTCACCGAGTACTGCACCCAGTTCAAGCCGCAGAACCCGGTGACGGCCTTCACCGACGCCAAGGGCTGGTACCCCGGCCTGGAGAACCGTGAGGACGGGCTGTACTACCGCTTCCGCGACGGCTCCGTGGTCGTCCCCTCCAAGGGCAACCAGCAGTACTCCCTCCGCGTGGTCAACCCCGACGGCACGCCGGCGACCGACCTGTACGGAGAGAGCGTCAACGGCTTCACCCTCGGCTCCGGCAACCCCGGCGACGAGGGCAAGGCGGTCGGCGCCAAGATCCAGCTCA
The Sphaerisporangium krabiense genome window above contains:
- a CDS encoding immune inhibitor A domain-containing protein, which gives rise to MSRKIRRLIAVLPVVGLAVAGLSVTAAAAPGDTTVARYQPKPSDYYINYASPRVQSDVAAKSTEKVQTNARLRGAPNAQEFDRKFAEGNPVAARVLAKREQEAVRTGKNPYEWLYKKAKTTTKAKLLTLLVEFNENANDDFSGFSHPKTINDANDCVTEPPGTKISGPLHNQIPDPAKAAGGGKDNNAMWVKDFNNAHYNDMLYSSKGITKRVRTDLRDPRDGKPGIDIAGYTMKNMYEEMSKGAYTVSGEALGWIKVPHSEAWYGAGACGAAVQDTSGHPDNPRGAAQLGIDAVNELVKSNPGFNWADYDQEDTSDADGDGNFKEPDGVIDHLVLVHAGEDKSGGGGAQGTFAIWAHSSAIPGGYTIPGTNVKISNYIVQPENSGVGVFAHEYGHDLGLPDLYDATGAGDSDVEFWDLMSSGSHAGPIFQSMPTHMGLWDKWVLGWANPKVLKPGDGSKLVTVGQTSRTPKLTEDGVRISLPDKDVTLTTPHSGAKVWWSGNDQDWADVKLTRDIAVPAGNDSKFWFWNDYTIEADWDYGFVEVSADGGTTWSEQKVYGAGGELVSTDDGYADPNKRMKDYGNKKYGLTGDSGGWQHYYVDLAPFAGKSVKLRLRYATDAAAEERGWFADDFSVVSGGSTVWSDDVESGANGWTAVKGTFTDTSGVGWTQHSGSLKSAQYYLAEWRNLDGFDQGLKYTYDTTWNRQGAWKVEKVPYNAPGLLVWLRDEAIPLNNPASNIWTLPSPGSKGKLLLVDSHFDPLRRSGEAATVDTSVLKNIPSRPQASNAAFGFIKTYSFKECIEGAAFTEYCTQFKPQNPVTAFTDAKGWYPGLENREDGLYYRFRDGSVVVPSKGNQQYSLRVVNPDGTPATDLYGESVNGFTLGSGNPGDEGKAVGAKIQLIAPLPGNLGVIAQFTAPPAK